One genomic segment of Rhodohalobacter mucosus includes these proteins:
- a CDS encoding PASTA domain-containing protein: MQFLKTLLRSKTFWLSLTGIAVAGALIVALMNYIVMPMYTNYNEGITVPDVTKISLSEAEELLTSRGLRFEVMDRRANAAYPADYIIDQSPSARVLVKPNRKIYLTVNTAETPMTEVPDVVNMSYRNAEIQLRNHGLTVGTISYESSRFRNTIMRQSVAAGDTVARGTVVNLVVSDGLGTRMVDVPEVVGLSYSEAQRLILSSGLRVGEVRFQPDRETTPNTVLSARPVAEQLTEGTELQLVISERFDAREESETGAIVDDSTAVNPPGINPDGEEGNDNKQNER; encoded by the coding sequence ATGCAATTTCTTAAGACACTCCTCAGAAGCAAAACCTTCTGGCTTTCACTGACCGGCATCGCAGTTGCCGGTGCACTCATAGTGGCACTCATGAACTATATCGTGATGCCCATGTATACCAATTACAACGAGGGTATCACGGTACCCGATGTCACAAAAATCTCTCTTTCAGAAGCAGAAGAACTGCTTACGAGCCGTGGTCTGCGCTTTGAGGTGATGGACCGCAGAGCCAACGCCGCCTATCCCGCCGACTATATCATTGATCAGTCGCCCAGTGCCAGGGTGCTGGTAAAGCCGAATCGCAAGATCTATCTCACGGTCAATACGGCTGAAACACCGATGACCGAAGTACCCGACGTGGTGAATATGTCGTACAGAAACGCCGAAATACAGCTCAGAAATCACGGTTTAACGGTAGGAACCATCAGCTATGAATCCTCCCGGTTCAGAAACACCATTATGCGGCAATCTGTTGCTGCGGGGGATACGGTTGCGCGGGGTACCGTGGTGAACCTGGTTGTGAGTGACGGTTTAGGCACCCGCATGGTTGACGTTCCGGAGGTTGTCGGATTAAGCTATTCGGAAGCACAGCGATTGATTCTGAGTTCGGGCCTGCGAGTGGGTGAAGTGCGTTTTCAGCCCGACAGGGAAACAACTCCAAATACCGTTTTATCAGCCCGCCCCGTCGCAGAACAGCTTACCGAAGGTACAGAACTTCAGCTTGTGATTTCAGAGCGTTTTGACGCAAGGGAAGAATCCGAAACCGGAGCCATTGTCGACGACTCAACAGCGGTGAATCCGCCCGGTATAAACCCGGACGGCGAGGAAGGGAACGACAACAAACAAAATGAACGCTGA
- a CDS encoding T9SS type A sorting domain-containing protein, whose product MAEFQPDDNRFTSGNGTFEPGAIPYLENPGTSVDALPHNRAYFESHLEFVSNYYRRMSDSRLSISYTVLPDVYRLPEPMENYTDTGTDPELTPLARLVTDAWSLVAGSGDLPLEEFSQGDIRTAFVIFHAGIGRDIKLTGTTLDRTPQDIPSVYLDRDALSSLLADPSFTGIPIDNGSVIVNNSLIIPRTQTRAGTDVTGNRFLVPLSINGMLAAQLGSHLGLPDLFNTETGESGIGRFGLMDGASIFAYNGLFPPALSAWEKIRLGWAEPIELAYSESATLTLPADAPGLSQRIYKIPISSGEYFLIENRHRDPLGNGITLTIRKPDGSVATATFTNSDEAFVNQEPGFDALLEAGVIEDVSHFDFALPGGLDRSNPESPEPVELNGGILIWHIDEAVIREKEPENAINNDPDRRGVKLMEADGAQDIGRRVAIGLSENPVNGSPYDFWWSGNNATVVSAGGQFTLYQNRFGPDTTPDNSSHAGTPSPFELLNFSDNIPEAAFEIAPADPFPNLYQLIDSRENFPLTVRMNRSDAYYSAYPLSMIPFDTGGRERFVMPGTNGFLIYDPVTSGFTADPVSYTSGLQPLLYDSGNRLATAGLPSGTQEPGTLLLFDLTTPEITTETVLDLPESPAWISESEGRQIDLGGTVFRYNYAGDQLLEDENGFIRRSAESTGYQALISGSSLVLRYPGGSESFNLNQSEPNERLHPGVIRTDDNRVYFYLLTGNRLSVYSPDDNYRTERILYTGDAFSRPAIADIDKDGLPDFVLTDQENNLMTAINLNGTTMNGFPVYPPEGYRLHGTPLAADVNADGVQNLIASADNGFSSVLFAYTSDGAPTEGFPLTVGPVAVPGSAPVYPAISGPYLAAFGDGGDLKVWLFENMRDVLWPSAYGTENNNKISGFTGASDVQAPQFGLLNRNETYNWPNPARDETMLRYQTSNPAEIVITITSISGRKVYSETIRSRGGLPEEHRIDTSGWASGAYFARITAESSQQKESKTVSIAIVK is encoded by the coding sequence GCCTATTTTGAGTCTCATCTGGAGTTTGTAAGTAACTACTACCGCCGTATGTCCGATTCACGGCTCTCGATCAGCTACACCGTGCTTCCTGACGTGTACCGATTGCCCGAACCCATGGAAAATTACACCGATACGGGAACTGATCCTGAACTGACTCCGCTTGCACGGCTTGTAACGGACGCGTGGAGCCTGGTTGCCGGGTCCGGCGATCTCCCGCTGGAAGAATTCTCTCAGGGTGACATCCGCACTGCATTTGTAATTTTTCATGCCGGTATCGGCAGGGATATTAAGCTGACGGGTACCACTCTCGACCGCACACCCCAGGATATTCCCTCTGTTTATCTCGACAGGGATGCGCTCTCGTCTCTGCTGGCTGACCCGTCATTTACAGGGATACCCATCGACAATGGGAGTGTTATTGTGAACAATTCACTCATTATCCCCAGAACTCAGACGCGTGCCGGAACAGACGTAACAGGCAATCGGTTTTTGGTGCCTCTCTCCATCAATGGGATGCTGGCGGCTCAGCTTGGCAGTCACCTTGGACTCCCCGACCTCTTCAATACCGAAACGGGAGAATCGGGTATCGGCAGGTTTGGCCTGATGGACGGTGCATCCATTTTTGCCTACAATGGGCTTTTCCCCCCGGCGCTTTCTGCCTGGGAAAAGATACGCCTGGGTTGGGCTGAACCCATCGAGCTGGCTTACAGTGAATCTGCCACTCTTACACTCCCAGCCGACGCGCCGGGCCTCAGCCAGAGAATCTATAAGATTCCAATCTCATCCGGTGAGTACTTTCTGATTGAAAACAGGCACAGAGATCCATTGGGAAACGGTATAACACTCACCATTCGAAAACCTGACGGAAGCGTCGCCACAGCCACATTTACAAACAGCGATGAAGCGTTTGTAAACCAGGAGCCCGGTTTTGATGCACTGCTCGAGGCCGGGGTCATTGAAGACGTATCGCACTTCGATTTTGCACTGCCTGGCGGACTGGACCGGTCGAATCCGGAATCACCCGAACCGGTTGAACTGAACGGAGGCATTCTGATCTGGCATATCGATGAAGCGGTAATCAGAGAAAAAGAGCCTGAGAATGCCATCAATAATGATCCTGACCGCCGCGGCGTAAAACTTATGGAGGCAGACGGTGCACAGGACATCGGGCGCCGGGTAGCCATCGGCCTCTCTGAAAATCCGGTTAACGGTTCTCCCTACGACTTCTGGTGGAGCGGCAATAACGCAACCGTTGTATCTGCGGGGGGACAATTCACACTGTATCAGAATCGATTCGGACCAGACACCACACCGGATAACAGCAGTCATGCAGGCACTCCATCTCCTTTTGAACTTCTGAACTTCTCTGACAATATACCGGAAGCGGCTTTTGAGATCGCCCCTGCAGATCCATTCCCGAATCTGTACCAACTCATCGATTCCAGGGAGAATTTTCCACTGACTGTACGGATGAACCGGTCGGATGCATATTACAGCGCCTATCCCCTGTCCATGATTCCATTTGACACAGGCGGGAGGGAACGGTTTGTGATGCCCGGCACGAATGGATTTCTAATTTATGATCCTGTCACGTCCGGTTTTACCGCAGACCCCGTATCCTACACATCCGGCCTGCAGCCGCTGCTTTACGACTCAGGCAACCGGCTGGCTACTGCGGGCCTGCCCTCCGGTACGCAGGAACCGGGCACCCTGTTACTCTTTGATCTCACAACACCGGAAATCACCACTGAAACTGTTTTAGACCTGCCTGAAAGTCCGGCATGGATCAGCGAATCAGAAGGACGTCAGATTGATCTCGGGGGTACTGTTTTCCGATACAATTATGCAGGCGATCAGCTTCTGGAGGATGAAAACGGTTTTATTCGCAGATCAGCAGAAAGCACCGGCTATCAGGCCCTCATTTCGGGTTCTTCCCTGGTTTTGCGTTATCCGGGCGGCTCGGAATCATTCAACCTGAACCAGTCTGAACCAAACGAACGGCTGCATCCAGGCGTGATCCGGACGGATGACAATCGGGTCTATTTCTATCTTCTCACCGGTAACAGGCTGTCTGTTTACTCTCCTGATGATAATTACCGGACGGAACGAATCCTATACACCGGCGATGCGTTCAGCCGGCCTGCCATAGCTGATATCGACAAAGACGGGCTGCCCGACTTTGTACTGACAGATCAGGAAAACAATCTGATGACCGCCATCAACCTGAACGGAACCACCATGAACGGCTTTCCGGTATATCCGCCTGAAGGGTACCGGTTGCATGGCACGCCCCTGGCGGCAGATGTAAATGCGGATGGCGTACAAAACCTGATCGCAAGTGCTGATAACGGGTTTTCGTCAGTTCTGTTTGCCTACACATCCGACGGCGCCCCCACTGAAGGATTTCCGCTTACCGTGGGGCCTGTTGCGGTACCCGGCTCTGCCCCTGTGTATCCGGCCATCAGCGGACCGTACCTGGCGGCATTCGGAGATGGAGGCGACCTGAAAGTATGGCTGTTTGAGAATATGCGGGATGTGCTCTGGCCATCTGCCTACGGCACTGAAAACAACAATAAAATTTCAGGATTTACCGGGGCTTCAGATGTTCAGGCTCCCCAATTCGGGCTTTTAAACCGCAATGAGACCTACAACTGGCCCAATCCTGCACGGGACGAGACCATGCTGAGGTACCAGACCAGCAATCCAGCTGAAATTGTAATCACCATTACCTCGATCAGCGGCCGAAAAGTATACAGCGAGACGATCCGGAGCCGCGGCGGGCTGCCCGAAGAGCACAGAATCGACACATCAGGCTGGGCGAGCGGGGCCTATTTTGCAAGAATTACAGCGGAATCGTCGCAACAGAAAGAAAGCAAAACGGTATCTATAGCCATTGTTAAATGA